A genome region from Candidatus Cloacimonadota bacterium includes the following:
- a CDS encoding adenylate/guanylate cyclase domain-containing protein, with translation MKNINSEGKSQFGHIFSKIYKKWYIGMVIAVIIGLIVTLFHGTDIGKQLEWKTVDYRFRKYTIPQRADSNVVLVAIDNTSLDYLESFGYLWKWPRNFYGIVVNYFSAVGAKAVIFDMMFDDPDIDRAETDASQTDGEFAYFVKEAGNVILGSEFTMNETDVTPDITAFSIKPHSADKLYSRDFKGGIIPIDILLQATKSLGFLNIRPDDDGIIRRVPLIYRYKEHYYPQVAYSAFLLGSDRNDINVKGNTIITNGSQIPVTHDDKYFINWYGPGGNEGVFKYYPFAAVFQSALARQTGGEPTLPEHTFKDKYIILGATASGLSDLRPTPFINPYPGMEIWATTLSNFLNKDFIHIVPAWINILHTILIAFITFIIFIRLKPKIANPLMILVLAYILGITILLWKADRILLNMSMPIIGFVLSYGYSATISYIMEGRSKRDIKKVFTRYLHPDVIETLLVDPDSVKIGGDSITATVLFTDIASFTTFSEGKTPKQLVDYLNEYFDKLTGFVLKNDGLLDKYTGDGIMAMFGAPIQRKDHALIACRAALEHRRYCKDLIGSKEEFTPADNFHIHTRIGLNSGQIVAGNIGSKNRMDYTAIGDNVNLAARLEGVNKIYKTQIMMSESTYELIKDQFLCRELDRLRVKGKTEPTSVYELIDENTEEARRENAWIEEYVQALEYYRHANWNKAIDIFERLSQNPVNDKASGVMLERCKKFKHEVPKDWDGIFTLELK, from the coding sequence ATGAAAAATATCAATTCTGAAGGAAAATCTCAATTTGGACATATCTTCAGCAAGATTTATAAGAAATGGTATATCGGAATGGTCATCGCAGTGATCATCGGTTTGATCGTTACACTTTTCCACGGAACCGATATCGGAAAACAGCTGGAATGGAAAACAGTCGATTACCGATTCCGGAAATACACCATTCCACAGCGTGCAGATTCAAATGTTGTGCTGGTTGCAATTGATAACACAAGTTTGGACTATCTTGAGAGTTTTGGGTACCTATGGAAGTGGCCACGGAATTTCTACGGTATCGTGGTCAATTACTTTTCCGCTGTCGGGGCAAAAGCTGTTATTTTTGATATGATGTTCGATGATCCTGATATTGACCGGGCAGAAACAGACGCAAGCCAGACCGATGGTGAATTCGCCTATTTTGTCAAAGAAGCAGGTAATGTCATACTCGGCTCAGAATTCACCATGAACGAGACTGATGTTACGCCGGATATCACTGCTTTTTCAATAAAACCTCATTCTGCTGATAAGCTCTATTCGCGTGACTTCAAGGGCGGCATTATACCAATTGATATCCTGCTTCAAGCGACAAAATCTCTTGGCTTCCTTAACATACGGCCAGATGATGACGGGATCATTCGGAGAGTGCCGCTTATATATCGGTACAAAGAGCATTATTACCCGCAAGTTGCATACAGCGCATTCCTTTTAGGATCGGACAGGAATGATATAAACGTAAAAGGCAACACGATAATTACAAACGGATCACAGATCCCCGTTACACATGACGACAAATATTTTATAAACTGGTATGGGCCAGGCGGCAATGAAGGTGTATTCAAGTATTATCCCTTTGCTGCTGTATTTCAGTCAGCTTTAGCGAGGCAAACAGGTGGAGAACCCACGCTTCCGGAACATACTTTCAAAGACAAATATATCATACTCGGCGCCACCGCATCCGGTCTTTCTGACCTCCGTCCTACTCCCTTCATCAATCCATATCCTGGAATGGAAATCTGGGCAACGACACTGAGCAATTTTCTCAATAAAGACTTTATTCATATAGTTCCTGCATGGATCAATATCCTTCATACAATACTCATTGCATTCATCACATTTATTATTTTCATCCGCCTTAAACCAAAGATCGCAAATCCTCTCATGATCCTCGTGTTGGCATACATACTTGGCATAACGATCTTGCTCTGGAAAGCCGACAGAATTCTTCTCAACATGTCAATGCCTATCATCGGTTTTGTGCTTTCCTACGGGTACAGCGCGACGATCAGCTATATTATGGAGGGACGCTCGAAGCGTGACATAAAAAAGGTTTTCACCAGATACCTTCACCCGGATGTCATCGAAACACTGCTTGTAGATCCTGATTCTGTAAAGATCGGGGGTGACAGCATTACGGCAACAGTTCTTTTCACCGATATCGCCAGCTTTACGACCTTCTCAGAAGGCAAAACCCCAAAACAGCTTGTTGATTATTTGAATGAATACTTCGACAAATTAACGGGCTTCGTTCTCAAAAATGATGGGCTTCTCGATAAATATACTGGTGACGGTATTATGGCTATGTTCGGAGCCCCTATCCAGCGAAAGGATCACGCACTTATTGCATGCAGGGCAGCACTTGAGCATCGCCGTTACTGTAAAGATTTGATAGGTTCAAAAGAGGAATTCACACCTGCAGACAATTTCCATATTCACACAAGGATCGGGCTGAACTCCGGACAGATCGTTGCAGGAAATATCGGATCGAAGAACAGAATGGACTACACAGCTATCGGAGACAATGTAAACCTTGCTGCGCGTCTCGAAGGTGTGAACAAAATATACAAAACCCAGATCATGATGAGTGAATCGACATATGAATTGATAAAAGATCAATTTCTCTGCAGGGAGCTCGATCGGCTTCGCGTAAAAGGGAAAACCGAGCCCACCTCTGTATATGAACTCATCGATGAAAATACCGAAGAAGCACGGCGGGAAAATGCTTGGATCGAGGAATATGTCCAAGCGCTTGAGTACTATCGTCATGCCAATTGGAACAAAGCTATTGACATCTTTGAAAGGCTCTCGCAAAATCCAGTCAATGACAAAGCATCAGGCGTAATGCTTGAGCGTTGTAAAAAATTTAAACACGAAGTCCCGAAAGATTGGGACGGTATTTTTACCCTGGAGTTAAAATAA
- a CDS encoding serine hydrolase, with translation MNKKIFIILNVLFLMYSVLVAETHTFIGEWQGSINVPGQKLEVTVEFLLEDDQIVGFIDIPLQQAIDLPLTDISVTDDGVSFMIQDVPGEPTFRGTFTDDNNALSGEFTQSGGTFDFTLLRKSEVDKRDEAKKLEDKIDAIRTFIDTTMSTWHVAGLSVSIVKDDEVLMAEGFGYRDYENKLPVTSQTLFAIGSSTKAFTAFSVGLLVDEGLIDWNTPVREYMPDFKMYDDYATSEMTPIDLLTHRSGLPRHDLMWYGSNFSRKEMYDRLRYLEPNEPFRYTFQYQNLMYMTAGILVGRMTNSTWEDVFYERVFKPLGMNNSNFSVNISQTKDDYSLPYRINKEDVIEKMDFRNISAIGPAGSINSCADDMAQWVKMLSNKGMVDDTQLMLEATVENLITPHMFLSIKNSNEELSYYNYGLGWFIQTYRGHPYVNHGGNIDGFTALVSLLPDDNIGIVILTNQNNSSYTSIATYYIIDQLLDLEPVDWHGRNLSNRQQFSELEEVSGDLERVEGTKPSHELEDYTGTYENPGYGTVQIGQDGKNLYMVYHSFASPMEHWHYDVFKPTEGVPAQSNILFEFHSNLQGNINKVSASLESSVPPIEFEKLPPDIMTDPEYLLQFTGSYDLAEIIVTVDLSTSGSLILTYPGQPTYELLPKSEDEFQIGELQNYFVKFTIKKDEVTGLTFIQPNGTFNAEKVENK, from the coding sequence ATGAATAAAAAAATCTTCATTATATTGAACGTTTTGTTTTTAATGTATTCGGTCCTTGTTGCAGAAACCCATACATTCATTGGAGAATGGCAGGGATCCATTAATGTGCCCGGTCAAAAACTTGAAGTAACAGTAGAATTCCTCCTTGAAGATGACCAAATCGTTGGTTTTATAGACATACCCCTTCAGCAAGCGATCGATCTTCCGCTTACTGATATTTCTGTAACTGATGATGGGGTATCTTTTATGATTCAAGATGTGCCGGGAGAACCAACTTTTAGGGGAACCTTCACCGATGATAATAATGCTCTAAGCGGAGAATTTACCCAGTCTGGTGGGACGTTTGATTTCACTCTCTTAAGAAAATCTGAAGTGGATAAACGAGATGAAGCAAAAAAACTCGAAGATAAAATCGATGCGATCAGAACATTCATCGATACAACGATGTCCACATGGCATGTTGCCGGTCTTTCTGTTTCGATTGTAAAGGATGATGAAGTTTTGATGGCAGAGGGTTTTGGATATCGAGATTATGAAAACAAGCTTCCTGTTACTTCGCAGACTCTTTTTGCAATAGGCTCATCAACAAAGGCATTTACTGCATTCTCCGTTGGGCTTCTTGTGGACGAAGGATTGATAGATTGGAACACGCCCGTTCGAGAATATATGCCTGATTTTAAAATGTATGACGATTATGCAACATCAGAAATGACTCCCATCGACCTGCTTACCCACCGTTCCGGGCTTCCCCGTCATGACCTGATGTGGTATGGTTCCAATTTCTCGCGGAAAGAAATGTACGACCGGCTGCGATATCTCGAACCGAATGAACCATTCCGTTATACTTTTCAATATCAAAACCTGATGTATATGACTGCTGGTATTCTTGTAGGCAGAATGACGAACAGCACCTGGGAAGATGTTTTCTACGAGAGAGTATTCAAACCACTTGGAATGAACAACAGCAATTTTTCTGTAAATATTTCACAAACCAAAGATGATTATTCTCTACCCTATAGGATTAATAAAGAAGATGTGATAGAAAAGATGGATTTCAGGAATATCTCAGCAATAGGACCTGCCGGCTCAATAAATTCTTGTGCTGATGATATGGCACAATGGGTAAAGATGCTTTCGAACAAAGGAATGGTCGATGATACGCAGCTTATGCTCGAAGCAACGGTTGAAAACCTTATCACACCACATATGTTCCTCAGTATAAAAAACTCAAATGAAGAACTTTCATATTATAATTATGGACTGGGCTGGTTCATACAGACTTATAGAGGACATCCATATGTCAATCATGGGGGCAATATTGATGGATTCACAGCACTAGTGAGTCTGCTGCCAGACGACAATATAGGTATTGTAATTCTGACGAATCAGAATAATTCTAGCTATACAAGCATTGCAACCTACTACATCATAGATCAACTCCTCGATCTCGAACCTGTTGACTGGCATGGGAGAAACCTAAGCAACAGACAACAATTTTCTGAATTAGAGGAGGTGAGTGGTGACCTGGAACGGGTTGAGGGAACCAAACCCTCTCACGAATTAGAAGACTATACCGGCACCTATGAGAATCCGGGTTATGGTACTGTCCAGATCGGGCAGGATGGAAAAAACCTGTATATGGTCTATCACTCCTTTGCAAGTCCCATGGAGCATTGGCATTATGATGTTTTCAAGCCAACCGAGGGTGTGCCGGCACAATCAAATATCCTTTTCGAATTCCACTCCAACCTCCAGGGGAATATCAATAAGGTGTCTGCATCATTGGAATCTTCCGTACCACCAATCGAATTTGAAAAACTCCCGCCGGACATCATGACCGATCCCGAATATCTATTACAATTCACCGGATCATATGATCTTGCTGAAATTATAGTAACTGTAGATTTAAGCACATCAGGATCGCTTATACTCACCTATCCCGGTCAGCCAACCTACGAGCTTCTTCCGAAATCCGAAGATGAATTCCAGATCGGTGAACTGCAAAATTATTTTGTGAAATTTACCATTAAAAAGGATGAGGTTACAGGATTGACTTTTATCCAGCCAAATGGAACGTTCAATGCTGAAAAGGTGGAAAATAAGTAA